A single Oncorhynchus tshawytscha isolate Ot180627B linkage group LG01, Otsh_v2.0, whole genome shotgun sequence DNA region contains:
- the LOC112252994 gene encoding heparan sulfate glucosamine 3-O-sulfotransferase 1-like — MACLLVAVLLLVLQAYAAPPDFVQSLDLGPGFTANDTLSPPLGTSKCAPHSIIIGVRKGGTRALLEMLDIHPEVAAAATEVHFFDWDENYAKGFDWYRELMPYSYPHQITVEKTPGYFTSALAPKRIRAMNSSIKLLLILRDPTERVISDYTQVYFNRLENHKPVQAIENLLVRSGALNTRYKAIQRSLYDMHMSNWLRYFPLEQIHIVDGDTLIRDPLPELQKVERFLNLPPRIMSSNFYFNQTKGFYCIRSEGRERCLHESKGRPHPAVNGTVLQQLRSYLREHNHNFYRLVKRSFDWQ; from the coding sequence ATGGCCTGCTTGCTGGTAGCAGTGCTCCTCCTGGTTCTCCAAGCATATGCTGCCCCACCAGATTTTGTTCAGAGTTTGGATCTAGGCCCTGGATTCACAGCTAATGACACTCTGTCTCCACCCCTGGGGACTAGTAAATGTGCCCCCCACAGCATCATCATTGGGGTGCGTAAAGGCGGCACACGAGCCCTGCTGGAAATGCTAGACATCCACCCTGAGGTCGCTGCCGCTGCCACAGAGGTACACTTTTTTGACTGGGACGAGAACTACGCTAAGGGATTTGACTGGTACCGTGAGCTGATGCCATATTCCTACCCACACCAGATCACAGTTGAGAAGACACCAGGCTACTTCACCTCTGCCTTGGCGCCAAAACGCATCCGTGCCATGAACTCCTCCATCAAGCTGCTGCTGATCTTGCGGGACCCAACTGAACGTGTCATCTCAGACTACACCCAGGTCTACTTCAACCGCCTGGAGAACCACAAGCCAGTGCAGGCCATTGAGAACCTGCTGGTGCGCAGCGGAGCCCTCAATACCCGCTATAAGGCCATCCAGCGGAGCCTCTACGACATGCACATGAGCAACTGGTTGCGCTATTTCCCCCTAGAGCAGATCCACATCGTGGATGGGGATACTTTGATCCGGGACCCGTTACCTGAGCTACAGAAGGTGGAGCGTTTTCTCAACCTGCCCCCCAGGATAATGTCCTCCAACTTCTACTTCAACCAGACCAAGGGGTTCTACTGcatccggagtgaagggcgagaGCGCTGCCTGCACGAGTCCAAAGGGCGTCCCCACCCTGCCGTCAATGGTACCGTGCTGCAGCAGCTACGCTCCTACCTCCGGGAGCACAACCATAACTTCTACCGGCTGGTGAAGCGCTCCTTTGACTGGCAGTAA